Proteins encoded in a region of the Zea mays cultivar B73 chromosome 4, Zm-B73-REFERENCE-NAM-5.0, whole genome shotgun sequence genome:
- the LOC100274004 gene encoding uncharacterized protein isoform X3 translates to MLLQGTLMDICVFHSLDSITCLWFISSIGLRMNSKRRRSHSPVEYKEGREKDYEASGRKDKSRDLDDTFDAKRGHESGRHSDRHSYGTSRESRRHDDYRRYHDKSGDDYGRSYPRASWSDRESRADTYYDRSKHDSTSGRSRGDQQDVGSRYGEKSVNRDQRSINEEKQEPPRGYQKSDVGEYNKCTDARKQEYRGYGDDRDHYRVVHKNKETIKEEVLKRRNGKEVEKEALVETREKKRSLFSSTGPNVDNPGDAKPSATTEAFDNSAGTVDGVNAAKVAAMKAAELVNRNIAAFGAGTGRLSTDQKKKLLWGNKKGNPSEETSKRWDLFSDRERQEKFNKLMGVKSSAPVQENMVASKAASSAEEAKKLEELDTNLEKHYIAGLRRKDGRTVGLGL, encoded by the exons ATGCTTCTTCAAGGGACCTTAATGGACATTTGTGTATTTCATTCCCTTGATAGTATTACATGTTTATGGTTTATTTCTTCTATAGGACTCAG GATGAATTCTAAGCGTAGGAGGAGTCATAGCCCAGTTGAATACAAAGAAGGTCGTGAAAAAGATTATGAGGCTTCTGGAAGGAAGGATAAATCAAGAGATCTAGATGATACATTTGATGCTAAAAGAGGTCATGAATCGGGCAGGCACTCTGATAGGCATTCCTATGGAACATCACGTGAATCCAGGAGGCATGATGACTATAGGAGGTACCATGATAAGTCCGGTGATGATTATGGTAGGAGCTATCCAAGAGCCTCTTGGTCAGACCGGGAATCAAGGGCTGATACTTATTATGATCGCTCAAAGCATGATAGCACATCTGGTAGATCACGTGGTGACCAGCAAGATGTTGGCAGTAGGTACGGAGAAAAATCTGTCAATCGAGATCAGAGGAGTATAAATGAAGAAAAGCAGGAGCCCCCTCGTGGCTATCAAAAGAGTGATGTTGGAGAATACAATAAATGTACTGATGCAAGAAAGCAAGAGTACAGAGGTTATGGAGATGATAGAGATCATTACAGGGTTGTTCATAAGAACAAGGAAACCATCAAAGAGGAGGTCCTGAAGAGGAGAAATGGAAAAGAAGTTGAGAAAGAAGCTTTAGTGGAAACTAGGGAGAAGAAAAGAAGTTTATTCAGCTCTACTGGACCAAATGTTGATAATCCAGGGG ATGCCAAACCATCAGCCACAACTGAAGCCTTCGATAACTCAGCAGGAACCGTAGATGGTGTGAATGCAGCTAAAGTTGCAGCTATGAAAGCTGCTGAATTAG TGAATAGGAACATTGCAGCATTTGGTGCTGGAACTGGGCGCCTATCCACTgatcagaagaaaaagcttcttTGGGGTAACAAAAAGGGTAATCCTTCGGAGGAG ACAAGTAAACGTTGGGACTTGTTTTCTGATCGTGAGCGCCAAGAGAAATTTAACAAACTCATG GGTGTGAAGAGCAGTGCCCCGGTTCAGGAAAACATGGTCGCGAGCAAGGCCGCGAGCTCAGCGGAAGAAGCCAAGAAACTGGAGGAGCTCGACACCAACCTGGAGAAGCATTACATAGCAGGCCTCCGCAGGAAAGATGGCAGGACAGTCGGCCTTGGCCTCTAG
- the LOC100274004 gene encoding uncharacterized protein isoform X1, with protein sequence MLLQGTLMDICVFHSLDSITCLWFISSIGLRMNSKRRRSHSPVEYKEGREKDYEASGRKDKSRDLDDTFDAKRGHESGRHSDRHSYGTSRESRRHDDYRRYHDKSGDDYGRSYPRASWSDRESRADTYYDRSKHDSTSGRSRGDQQDVGSRYGEKSVNRDQRSINEEKQEPPRGYQKSDVGEYNKCTDARKQEYRGYGDDRDHYRVVHKNKETIKEEVLKRRNGKEVEKEALVETREKKRSLFSSTGPNVDNPGDAKPSATTEAFDNSAGTVDGVNAAKVAAMKAAELVNRNIAAFGAGTGRLSTDQKKKLLWGNKKGNPSEETSKRWDLFSDRERQEKFNKLMSLRMPWWLWYVAGCEEQCPGSGKHGREQGRELSGRSQETGGARHQPGEALHSRPPQERWQDSRPWPLETLLADDAALKSSDSLLCTIYSIVFILALTNFPGWFMLTVLPGYLEAVKHLCLIDSCIALA encoded by the exons ATGCTTCTTCAAGGGACCTTAATGGACATTTGTGTATTTCATTCCCTTGATAGTATTACATGTTTATGGTTTATTTCTTCTATAGGACTCAG GATGAATTCTAAGCGTAGGAGGAGTCATAGCCCAGTTGAATACAAAGAAGGTCGTGAAAAAGATTATGAGGCTTCTGGAAGGAAGGATAAATCAAGAGATCTAGATGATACATTTGATGCTAAAAGAGGTCATGAATCGGGCAGGCACTCTGATAGGCATTCCTATGGAACATCACGTGAATCCAGGAGGCATGATGACTATAGGAGGTACCATGATAAGTCCGGTGATGATTATGGTAGGAGCTATCCAAGAGCCTCTTGGTCAGACCGGGAATCAAGGGCTGATACTTATTATGATCGCTCAAAGCATGATAGCACATCTGGTAGATCACGTGGTGACCAGCAAGATGTTGGCAGTAGGTACGGAGAAAAATCTGTCAATCGAGATCAGAGGAGTATAAATGAAGAAAAGCAGGAGCCCCCTCGTGGCTATCAAAAGAGTGATGTTGGAGAATACAATAAATGTACTGATGCAAGAAAGCAAGAGTACAGAGGTTATGGAGATGATAGAGATCATTACAGGGTTGTTCATAAGAACAAGGAAACCATCAAAGAGGAGGTCCTGAAGAGGAGAAATGGAAAAGAAGTTGAGAAAGAAGCTTTAGTGGAAACTAGGGAGAAGAAAAGAAGTTTATTCAGCTCTACTGGACCAAATGTTGATAATCCAGGGG ATGCCAAACCATCAGCCACAACTGAAGCCTTCGATAACTCAGCAGGAACCGTAGATGGTGTGAATGCAGCTAAAGTTGCAGCTATGAAAGCTGCTGAATTAG TGAATAGGAACATTGCAGCATTTGGTGCTGGAACTGGGCGCCTATCCACTgatcagaagaaaaagcttcttTGGGGTAACAAAAAGGGTAATCCTTCGGAGGAG ACAAGTAAACGTTGGGACTTGTTTTCTGATCGTGAGCGCCAAGAGAAATTTAACAAACTCATG AGTCTGAGGATGCCTTGGTGGCTATGGTATGTCGCAGGGTGTGAAGAGCAGTGCCCCGGTTCAGGAAAACATGGTCGCGAGCAAGGCCGCGAGCTCAGCGGAAGAAGCCAAGAAACTGGAGGAGCTCGACACCAACCTGGAGAAGCATTACATAGCAGGCCTCCGCAGGAAAGATGGCAGGACAGTCGGCCTTGGCCTCTAGAAACTCTGCTTGCAGATGATGCAGCGTTAAAAAGTTCAGATAGCTTGCTCTGTACAATCTACAGTATCGTTTTTATTCTTGCACTTACAAATTTTCCTGGCTGGTTTATGTTAACTGTGTTGCCGGGTTATCTTGAAGCTGTAAAACATCTATGCCTGATTGACTCCTGTATTGCGTTGGCATAA
- the LOC100274004 gene encoding uncharacterized protein isoform X2, which yields MNSKRRRSHSPVEYKEGREKDYEASGRKDKSRDLDDTFDAKRGHESGRHSDRHSYGTSRESRRHDDYRRYHDKSGDDYGRSYPRASWSDRESRADTYYDRSKHDSTSGRSRGDQQDVGSRYGEKSVNRDQRSINEEKQEPPRGYQKSDVGEYNKCTDARKQEYRGYGDDRDHYRVVHKNKETIKEEVLKRRNGKEVEKEALVETREKKRSLFSSTGPNVDNPGDAKPSATTEAFDNSAGTVDGVNAAKVAAMKAAELVNRNIAAFGAGTGRLSTDQKKKLLWGNKKGNPSEETSKRWDLFSDRERQEKFNKLMSLRMPWWLWYVAGCEEQCPGSGKHGREQGRELSGRSQETGGARHQPGEALHSRPPQERWQDSRPWPLETLLADDAALKSSDSLLCTIYSIVFILALTNFPGWFMLTVLPGYLEAVKHLCLIDSCIALA from the exons ATGAATTCTAAGCGTAGGAGGAGTCATAGCCCAGTTGAATACAAAGAAGGTCGTGAAAAAGATTATGAGGCTTCTGGAAGGAAGGATAAATCAAGAGATCTAGATGATACATTTGATGCTAAAAGAGGTCATGAATCGGGCAGGCACTCTGATAGGCATTCCTATGGAACATCACGTGAATCCAGGAGGCATGATGACTATAGGAGGTACCATGATAAGTCCGGTGATGATTATGGTAGGAGCTATCCAAGAGCCTCTTGGTCAGACCGGGAATCAAGGGCTGATACTTATTATGATCGCTCAAAGCATGATAGCACATCTGGTAGATCACGTGGTGACCAGCAAGATGTTGGCAGTAGGTACGGAGAAAAATCTGTCAATCGAGATCAGAGGAGTATAAATGAAGAAAAGCAGGAGCCCCCTCGTGGCTATCAAAAGAGTGATGTTGGAGAATACAATAAATGTACTGATGCAAGAAAGCAAGAGTACAGAGGTTATGGAGATGATAGAGATCATTACAGGGTTGTTCATAAGAACAAGGAAACCATCAAAGAGGAGGTCCTGAAGAGGAGAAATGGAAAAGAAGTTGAGAAAGAAGCTTTAGTGGAAACTAGGGAGAAGAAAAGAAGTTTATTCAGCTCTACTGGACCAAATGTTGATAATCCAGGGG ATGCCAAACCATCAGCCACAACTGAAGCCTTCGATAACTCAGCAGGAACCGTAGATGGTGTGAATGCAGCTAAAGTTGCAGCTATGAAAGCTGCTGAATTAG TGAATAGGAACATTGCAGCATTTGGTGCTGGAACTGGGCGCCTATCCACTgatcagaagaaaaagcttcttTGGGGTAACAAAAAGGGTAATCCTTCGGAGGAG ACAAGTAAACGTTGGGACTTGTTTTCTGATCGTGAGCGCCAAGAGAAATTTAACAAACTCATG AGTCTGAGGATGCCTTGGTGGCTATGGTATGTCGCAGGGTGTGAAGAGCAGTGCCCCGGTTCAGGAAAACATGGTCGCGAGCAAGGCCGCGAGCTCAGCGGAAGAAGCCAAGAAACTGGAGGAGCTCGACACCAACCTGGAGAAGCATTACATAGCAGGCCTCCGCAGGAAAGATGGCAGGACAGTCGGCCTTGGCCTCTAGAAACTCTGCTTGCAGATGATGCAGCGTTAAAAAGTTCAGATAGCTTGCTCTGTACAATCTACAGTATCGTTTTTATTCTTGCACTTACAAATTTTCCTGGCTGGTTTATGTTAACTGTGTTGCCGGGTTATCTTGAAGCTGTAAAACATCTATGCCTGATTGACTCCTGTATTGCGTTGGCATAA
- the LOC100274004 gene encoding uncharacterized protein isoform X4 — protein sequence MNSKRRRSHSPVEYKEGREKDYEASGRKDKSRDLDDTFDAKRGHESGRHSDRHSYGTSRESRRHDDYRRYHDKSGDDYGRSYPRASWSDRESRADTYYDRSKHDSTSGRSRGDQQDVGSRYGEKSVNRDQRSINEEKQEPPRGYQKSDVGEYNKCTDARKQEYRGYGDDRDHYRVVHKNKETIKEEVLKRRNGKEVEKEALVETREKKRSLFSSTGPNVDNPGDAKPSATTEAFDNSAGTVDGVNAAKVAAMKAAELVNRNIAAFGAGTGRLSTDQKKKLLWGNKKGNPSEETSKRWDLFSDRERQEKFNKLMGVKSSAPVQENMVASKAASSAEEAKKLEELDTNLEKHYIAGLRRKDGRTVGLGL from the exons ATGAATTCTAAGCGTAGGAGGAGTCATAGCCCAGTTGAATACAAAGAAGGTCGTGAAAAAGATTATGAGGCTTCTGGAAGGAAGGATAAATCAAGAGATCTAGATGATACATTTGATGCTAAAAGAGGTCATGAATCGGGCAGGCACTCTGATAGGCATTCCTATGGAACATCACGTGAATCCAGGAGGCATGATGACTATAGGAGGTACCATGATAAGTCCGGTGATGATTATGGTAGGAGCTATCCAAGAGCCTCTTGGTCAGACCGGGAATCAAGGGCTGATACTTATTATGATCGCTCAAAGCATGATAGCACATCTGGTAGATCACGTGGTGACCAGCAAGATGTTGGCAGTAGGTACGGAGAAAAATCTGTCAATCGAGATCAGAGGAGTATAAATGAAGAAAAGCAGGAGCCCCCTCGTGGCTATCAAAAGAGTGATGTTGGAGAATACAATAAATGTACTGATGCAAGAAAGCAAGAGTACAGAGGTTATGGAGATGATAGAGATCATTACAGGGTTGTTCATAAGAACAAGGAAACCATCAAAGAGGAGGTCCTGAAGAGGAGAAATGGAAAAGAAGTTGAGAAAGAAGCTTTAGTGGAAACTAGGGAGAAGAAAAGAAGTTTATTCAGCTCTACTGGACCAAATGTTGATAATCCAGGGG ATGCCAAACCATCAGCCACAACTGAAGCCTTCGATAACTCAGCAGGAACCGTAGATGGTGTGAATGCAGCTAAAGTTGCAGCTATGAAAGCTGCTGAATTAG TGAATAGGAACATTGCAGCATTTGGTGCTGGAACTGGGCGCCTATCCACTgatcagaagaaaaagcttcttTGGGGTAACAAAAAGGGTAATCCTTCGGAGGAG ACAAGTAAACGTTGGGACTTGTTTTCTGATCGTGAGCGCCAAGAGAAATTTAACAAACTCATG GGTGTGAAGAGCAGTGCCCCGGTTCAGGAAAACATGGTCGCGAGCAAGGCCGCGAGCTCAGCGGAAGAAGCCAAGAAACTGGAGGAGCTCGACACCAACCTGGAGAAGCATTACATAGCAGGCCTCCGCAGGAAAGATGGCAGGACAGTCGGCCTTGGCCTCTAG